GTTTCTGTACACATTAGTTAGAACGAAAGGTTTGAAACGCGGGTCGCTATGGGCAGGGAATCCATGATCGGCCTTACCTCGAACCAGAAAAAGTATAACATGATAGCACACGCGACATGTACCATGGTGTGCAGCTCCAGGAGACTTATAGGCAAGCCGTATGCCTTGCGGGATACACACTCAATGACCATCCAGCTGACCTGTACAATGACCAACAGCTTTTGCAGCACGTCGGCTTTTGTTTGGTCCAAGATGGTGGATCTTGGTATTCTGAAGGGTTTGATATCCTTCTGGGCTAGAAGCAGCGCGCCATGATGGGACAAGATGACTGTCTTTCCGTCCAGTTCAGCTTCGATCCCTCCCATCAAAACATAAAACCCATATTTCAGGTCGAAAATGCACTGGGAGGTCCGTTAGTATGAGATGAGACACCGGACATGGTAGATTAATACTCACATTATCATTAATGGTGCTTGGGCTGGAGCTCTCATGACTCCCAATCTTCTCAATGTCGCCTGTGCTTCTCGTGACATTTTGCTTGAGCATCTTATTCACGACTTTGTGAAAAGTTCCGAGTTGGGGTGGTCCGCTGATTTGAAGCTGTTGTTTCTCCTCAAGGCTCAAGGCGGCAGCCAACTTCTTGGCTTTCCACCACTGCGCAGACGCGTAAAACAAAACGAGTTCGGGGAATAAAAGGGTAATAAACATCCACTTGATCCTCTTAGCCACAAGCTGAACGTTTGTGATGCCTCGCTCGGggatgttgaggtggagagCCGTGTAGACACAGGCGAAAAGCGTCAGCAAACAGCTCCACAAAATGCTGGTTGTGCCCCTCATGGTGGGTGCCGAGACCCAACCGGGTGCTTTCGTGTCATGGAGCAAGGAGGTGTTGTGCTTTATCTCGTGGATTTGATCGTACAATGTTTTTGCTGAATCTGATGCGGCCCCGAAGCTGGCTGGTAAGATGAGGGCAGCAAACCCAAAGAGAGGTTCTGGCTTCATGATCGCTTTATCTTTCCAAATATTGTGGCTAGGAAAATGGAACAATGAAGAGTTGGGAAATCCAAAGAGTAATGAGAGCATTTGAACTTACGTTCAAATACCCATATTCGAGTCTTCCAAAACGCTACTCTCGAAGCATCTCCTATTTGTGGACCTTGATTGATTTGAGTAATGGAAATGGGCGGCAATTGGTCGCGATGTCTCACATTTGGAGCGTTGAGCGAGTAGCGCCCAATGGCAATACAACACGGCCGATACTGCAGCCACGACCATTGCTGTCTGAAAGCCCAACTGCGCATTCATCGACATTATTCCAATCTTGTCAAACCACGCTCAGTTGCCTCGAAAGCGGATTGGGCAAGCTGGAGCTCTACAAGAGGGTTGGACTGAGCATGCCCAAGCGCAGGCGACGTGTCTGTCAGCGTAAAATGCGCGGCGACACTGCTCCTGCAAGCCGAGCTTTATGCAAGATGCTTTCTAAATTCTAGGTATCTTATGTCTTGATACATGGGTACCTTAGGTAATGTGACAAAGTCAAGGTGAGCTGGACTCGGTGAAGAGCACACCAAAATGTTACTGACGGCGTAAGGTACCTAAGTAAGGCAGTCAAGCCTCCAGCTATGGAGACCGACGGAATGGATGAATAGGTAATCCATGACTATCGTGAAGGGGATAGCTTGGTGAAAGACAACGGTGTGACCAGATAACGAGCTATACCGTGACAAGCTTCCTTCTTGTTTCTCGATTCACACCAGGAGCAATGTGCCAGGTCCTTAGCATCGCACCTACCAACTCAGAAGCTGCTCTGTTCCTACTCCACTAGGTAGCATGGCACCTTCCAGCAGCCAAATACACACATGAATACAATGTCTTAGGCAGACCTCTACTACAGCCAAAAGAACACCTACCCGCACCAAAGCAATGGCCTTCAACTGCATAATGGATGCCTCATCTTCTCAAAATAAGGCGTCAGAAGATAGTGCCGAGGCCTCTTCATCTAGAAACAAGGCCTTCGAAAACACATTCGAGGCCTATTCAATCGACTACGAGACCCCGCCAACTTCTCCCGAtgcctcctcatcttcaacgaAGGTCTCCTCCGTCGAACGTGACCTCAACGCCGAGTTCGACAGGCTCTTCTGCTCCAACTTCAAGACCGTCGAAACCGTATCCCAGCCGAAAAACGTCGAGCCCCCCGTCTACCCTGTCTGGGACCGCTTCTGCTTCCGAAAGCCCAACGTCGGTATGCAGCACGCTCAGCTCACCAAAGAGCTCCTCATGCGAGAATGCACCGGCAAGCCCTTCCCTATGGTCGAACAGCATGGCCCTGATACGACCAGAGAGAGATTCGGGAACGAGGTATGGAACATTCACGACTTGATGCAGCAGAGCCGGGACATAAAAAACCCACCGGAGATGGTtgacggggtggtggatgagctCAACGCAAGGGGCCCGCCGCCGGGAGAGATGAGCAAGT
This window of the Podospora pseudoanserina strain CBS 124.78 chromosome 3, whole genome shotgun sequence genome carries:
- a CDS encoding hypothetical protein (EggNog:ENOG503PB6J); translation: MKPEPLFGFAALILPASFGAASDSAKTLYDQIHEIKHNTSLLHDTKAPGWVSAPTMRGTTSILWSCLLTLFACVYTALHLNIPERGITNVQLVAKRIKWMFITLLFPELVLFYASAQWWKAKKLAAALSLEEKQQLQISGPPQLGTFHKVVNKMLKQNVTRSTGDIEKIGSHESSSPSTINDNCIFDLKYGFYVLMGGIEAELDGKTVILSHHGALLLAQKDIKPFRIPRSTILDQTKADVLQKLLVIVQVSWMVIECVSRKAYGLPISLLELHTMVHVANHLISEGLANLSILMLTS